Sequence from the Panthera uncia isolate 11264 unplaced genomic scaffold, Puncia_PCG_1.0 HiC_scaffold_1550, whole genome shotgun sequence genome:
CACTCCGCGCCTTCTGCAGCCGCCACTGCAGCCGCGCGGCGGGGGCTCCCTCCCCGCAGCCAGCCGGTGGCCCCAGGTAAGGGACGGGGTGCGGCTGCAGGCTCCGGGCCGCCGGGGGCCCGGGACGCCCGCGGGCAGGACGGCTCCCGCGGCCTGCGCAGGCCCCCCTGGCGGGAGCCGcgacccccaccctgcccagcccCGGCTCGCACGCCTCCTCTCCGCTCCGCACTGCAACAGTTAGCAGCTGCCTCCGGAGAACGGTCGGGGGGCTCTGCTGGGTGCCGCGCCCCCCACCTCTGGTGCCCGGGAAGAGCCTCGAGCTGGGGCCGGGAAGGCTGGAGAGAAGGTCCGTTCGCCAAACTTTGCAGACGAGAACCCTTAGCCTTCCGTTTCCAGTCCCCCTAGAAAGGAGCAGGAGGATACTGCCCAGTGCGGGGCACCGGGAGATGGGGACAAGGGGGCGTTTGCGGGGATGTGCTTTAGCTGAAAAAGGTGTttgagctgcttttttttttttttttttttggtcgggGGGAGGTACCAGGGAAGAAGGCTGGAGAAAGGATGGAGCGCGATCTTGCGCGTCAGCTGTGACCACGGACAGAGGCGGAGTAGGATGTGGTTGTTGTGGTCCCTCAGGGGCGCGGGACTTAAGGGACCTGAAGCCGGCCAGGGAAGGAGAgtctggagggggagggaagagaagggagcacTGCGTAGCGGAGTCGGCTCGCTGGGCTGTGGGGGGTGGGTGCTGGGAAGGGCAGGATCCACGGGAAGACGTCCACTAGGAGGGCGAAGGAAAGAGGCGAGGCGGCGCTCTGGGAAGCGGGGACCACGTTCCCAGGCGGCCGTGTGTCGGTTGCAATTAGAAAGTTGTGGAGGGCGCAGGAAGCCTGCCTTATCTGCTGAGTAATCCGTGCCTCCGCGGTGCCGGCGCAGACCCCTTCCCGGCGAGCGGCGCGAGCACGAAGCCGGCGGCTCGGGTGCGCGGTCGGGGGGCGGGCGGGCCGGGGTCCGCGGGCCGTGGGGACGGCGGGCGGCGCCCTGCTGGGGCAGCGTGCCCGGGGGGGCCGCTCTGCGGGGCTGGCGGAGCCTCCCGGCGCTCCGCACGGCCCCGGGCAGCGGCCGGGGTCCTAACTCAGCCTGTTCTCTTTGCAGCCTGGTGCCTTGGGAAAGGAAAAGGGCGCGCGGACTCGCGTTCCAGGCGGGGCCGGAGAGGATCTCCTGCGTGCCGCTCGCCTCCCGGCCGGCTCGCCCGCCCG
This genomic interval carries:
- the LOC125917163 gene encoding sterile alpha motif domain-containing protein 1-like, giving the protein MTREPRAEGATAGGRASRPGGERHAGDPLRPRLERTRLQREQAELGPRPLPGAVRSAGRLRQPRRAAPPGTLPQQGAARRPHGPRTPARPPPDRAPEPPASCSRRSPGRGLRRHRGGTDYSADKAGFLRPPQLSNCNRHTAAWERGPRFPERRLASFLRPPSGRLPVDPALPSTHPPQPSEPTPLRSAPFSSLPLQTLLPWPASGPLSPAPLRDHNNHILLRLCPWSQLTRKIALHPFSSLLPWGTGNGRLRVLVCKVWRTDLLSSLPGPSSRLFPGTRGGGRGTQQSPPTVLRRQLLTVAVRSGEEACEPGLGRVGVAAPARGACAGRGSRPARGRPGPPAARSLQPHPVPYLGPPAGCGEGAPAARLQWRLQKARSEGAGDRASPPPPPPPPPPPLRGAQLAAYCQRGR